In Zingiber officinale cultivar Zhangliang chromosome 6A, Zo_v1.1, whole genome shotgun sequence, a single genomic region encodes these proteins:
- the LOC121996359 gene encoding inositol 3-kinase-like isoform X1, with protein MVSEDGLHEDRYHLHHQNKTPGGGLVVGNYCHDVLFRGGSPVSQTLGGAASFVSNVLDALSPSPLIYIAKVGDDFAYHVPHLPRVASSPTTLFHAQFPPAPSHGGYHGDRILRRVRACDPISPSDLPDEARFEFGLAVGVAGEILPETLARMLDLCSVVLVDVQGIIRSFDPIDGTVGLVPLRSTGFFHLLPRIGFLKASAEEAPFVDIEEVRKWCCVIVTQGKDGCRIYWKDGEMDVSPFQAEEVDPTGAGDSFLGGFVAGLVWGLTIPDAALLGNFFGSLTVTQVGVPKFNDRMLKHVKEELRRVGQPDVRSSGSSFLSDFGKSDMHRIFHEGLVEAAKLTNANCHTNSVTGKDDDKKLSNNKP; from the exons ATGGTCAGCGAGGACGGCCTCCACGAGGACCGCTACCATCTGCACCACCAGAACAAGACCCCCGGAGGCGGACTCGTCGTCGGCAATTACTGCCACGATGTCCTCTTCCGAGGTGGCTCTCCCGTGAGCCAGACCCTCGGCGGCGCCGCCTCCTTCGTCTCCAACGTCCTCGACGCCCTTTCTCCCTCCCCGCTCATCTACATCGCCAAGGTCGGCGACGACTTCGCATATCACGTCCCCCACCTGCCCCGCGTCGCCTCCTCCCCAACCACCCTCTTCCACGCACAATTCCCTCCGGCTCCTTCCCACGGAGGGTACCACGGCGATCGCATCCTCCGGCGCGTCCGAGCGTGCGACCCAATCTCCCCCTCCGACCTCCCCGACGAGGCCAGGTTTGAGTTCGGCCTCGCGGTGGGAGTCGCGGGGGAAATACTGCCGGAGACCCTCGCCCGCATGCTCGATCTATGCAGCGTCGTTCTGGTCGATGTACAAGGGATTATTCGATCATTCGATCCGATCGATGGTACGGTCGGCCTCGTGCCTCTTCGAAGCACCGGATTCTTCCATCTCCTTCCGCGAATTGGGTTCCTCAAGGCCTCAGCGGAGGAGGCGCCCTTCGTAGACATCGAAGAGGTGCGGAAGTGGTGCTGTGTCATTGTGACTCAAGGGAAGGACGGGTGTCGGATCTACTGGAAGGACGGAGAAATGGACGTATCTCCCTTCCAAGCTGAGGAGGTCGATCCCACAGGGGCTGGTGATAGTTTCTTGGGTGGGTTTGTGGCTGGGTTGGTTTGGGGATTGACGATACCAGATGCAGCGCTTCTGGGCAACTTCTTCGGCTCGCTCACCGTTACTCAAGTCGGGGTTCCAAAATTTAACGACAGGATGTTGAAG CATGTGAAAGAAGAGCTGAGGAGGGTTGGTCAGCCTGATGTCCGATCATCCGGGAGTAGTTTTTTGTCGGATTTTGGTAAGTCAGATATGCACCGAATTTTCCATGAAGGCCTCGTTGAAGCCGCCAAGTTAACAAACGCCAATTGCCACACTAACTCGGTTACCGGCAAGGACGATGACAAGAAGCTCAGCAATAACAAGCCATGA
- the LOC121996359 gene encoding inositol 3-kinase-like isoform X2 yields MVSEDGLHEDRYHLHHQNKTPGGGLVVGNYCHDVLFRGGSPVSQTLGGAASFVSNVLDALSPSPLIYIAKVGDDFAYHVPHLPRVASSPTTLFHAQFPPAPSHGGYHGDRILRRVRACDPISPSDLPDEARFEFGLAVGVAGEILPETLARMLDLCSVVLVDVQGIIRSFDPIDGTVGLVPLRSTGFFHLLPRIGFLKASAEEAPFVDIEEVRKWCCVIVTQGKDGCRIYWKDGEMDVSPFQAEEVDPTGAGDSFLGGFVAGLVWGLTIPDAALLGNFFGSLTVTQVGVPKFNDRMLKVGILLLDFMPYFMEHFVCLSNSYLLFQLQLLLCSKRSFVT; encoded by the exons ATGGTCAGCGAGGACGGCCTCCACGAGGACCGCTACCATCTGCACCACCAGAACAAGACCCCCGGAGGCGGACTCGTCGTCGGCAATTACTGCCACGATGTCCTCTTCCGAGGTGGCTCTCCCGTGAGCCAGACCCTCGGCGGCGCCGCCTCCTTCGTCTCCAACGTCCTCGACGCCCTTTCTCCCTCCCCGCTCATCTACATCGCCAAGGTCGGCGACGACTTCGCATATCACGTCCCCCACCTGCCCCGCGTCGCCTCCTCCCCAACCACCCTCTTCCACGCACAATTCCCTCCGGCTCCTTCCCACGGAGGGTACCACGGCGATCGCATCCTCCGGCGCGTCCGAGCGTGCGACCCAATCTCCCCCTCCGACCTCCCCGACGAGGCCAGGTTTGAGTTCGGCCTCGCGGTGGGAGTCGCGGGGGAAATACTGCCGGAGACCCTCGCCCGCATGCTCGATCTATGCAGCGTCGTTCTGGTCGATGTACAAGGGATTATTCGATCATTCGATCCGATCGATGGTACGGTCGGCCTCGTGCCTCTTCGAAGCACCGGATTCTTCCATCTCCTTCCGCGAATTGGGTTCCTCAAGGCCTCAGCGGAGGAGGCGCCCTTCGTAGACATCGAAGAGGTGCGGAAGTGGTGCTGTGTCATTGTGACTCAAGGGAAGGACGGGTGTCGGATCTACTGGAAGGACGGAGAAATGGACGTATCTCCCTTCCAAGCTGAGGAGGTCGATCCCACAGGGGCTGGTGATAGTTTCTTGGGTGGGTTTGTGGCTGGGTTGGTTTGGGGATTGACGATACCAGATGCAGCGCTTCTGGGCAACTTCTTCGGCTCGCTCACCGTTACTCAAGTCGGGGTTCCAAAATTTAACGACAGGATGTTGAAG GTGGGCATTCTTCTATTAGATTTCATGCCATATTTCATGGAGCACTTCGTATGTTTGTCAAATTCTTATCTGTTGTTTCAACTGCAACTGCTTCTGTGTTCTAAAAGGTCCTTTGTCACATAA